The DNA segment GGTTTAAACAGATGAGGAGCACAATTCACAGATAATCATATTGCAACTGATGATAATAATGAGTGAACCTTCTCTTTTTCCATATTAACAATTTCCAGCTTCTCCATCTCATACTTCGTCCTCATGTCATTAATTGCCTAATCAATTTCAGCTTAGTATCAGTCTGCAGGTACTTGCACAAACTCATAGAATGTTGCATGAACTAAAGGGTTTAACATAAAACCTGATCATTCCTCAGAGATATTTCTTTCAAATGCCTTGACAACTCCAATTGTTTACTCTCTAACATCTGATCATATTGCTTCTTAGCGTCCACAAGTTTACTTTCAGCAGCAGTTAGCAATTCCTGATTCTGCTACAAACAAaaggatataaaaataaatatatgtgtgGGAGAACTCCACATATTAAAAGGATATAACTGCTTTTAAAACCTCCTCCATTTGATCTTCCagcttcttctctctctccttacAATGCATAATAAGCTGTTCCTTTTCCTCCGCAAGATCATGACTATGGCTGATTTGTTTCTCCAGCAAATCTACATGCTGCCTATGTGCCTCACACTCCTTTTGCAAAATATCTACTTCTTCTGCTTTTTTCTGTATCTCTGACTGTAATTTCTCATAATTACCTTTGTTCTCCATTTCTAAAGATGAAAGTTTCAGCAATAAATCTTGCTGCCATATATTACATTAAAAGAATTAGTGTAGCAACCAAGCATTGTAAAATGTAgtatgaagaagaacaagaaagtTTGCAGACCCTTTTATTTTCAGATGATCTCAAACTTTCTGACAGGGTACCAATGTTCTCCTCTAATTTGGACACCAACATTTCTGTTTGAAGCTTCTCAGAGACCCGCTTTTCTGCTTCAAACTCCAATTTTTGAATTCTCTCCCCAGCTAAACGGCACTCCTCTGAAAGTTGTGCCTGAACAGATTCTTGGACTTTCTGAAGTTCAATACACTTATTGTTTAACTCCTGATTTATTAGTTGTAATGCATCCATTTCTGATTTTCTGTATAAGAACTTATCATGAAGTTGATCATATTGTTTTTTGGCATGTGTTGCAGCAAGGTCTCTCTCCTGCTggaccaacttaaagcaagatTCATAAAGAGCGTTCAGATCATCAAACTTGTATGAAAAAGTCAAGTTTTGTTTGTCCAATTCAACCAACTGTGCAGCCAACACTTGAGCCAAACCTTCGAGGTTTCTTATCTCCTTTGAGGACATATCTAATTTTCTAGCAAGGTCACTGTTGTGCAGTTGAAAATCACTCTTCTCTTTCTCCAAATTTTCCTGAGTGAATATCAATTGTTTAATATCATCTTCTTTCAGTTTCAACTGAAGGCACACCTCTTCCAATTTAGAGTTCAAACTCTCTGTCACCAATCTATTAGCTGCTACTGTTTCCTCAAACTTCTTGATCATAGCATCTGTACTCAAAACATCATGATATTTATAAATCAATGATTAACAAGTAGAAGCCAAAACCTTCGAAATCcaatcaaactatcaaaggtgcAATTGGTGGCCGCAACATGGGACATAAGCCTTATAGTGTATGCCTTTAACAACATGGTATTTCTTTTTGAAACGGAAGCAAAGAACCTCTGGTCTCTACTAGGCCTCAAGCAGTGCCAATGGAGTAGGAAATAGGAATATCCTTGAGTTATATATTTTCCAACCGAATCGCTTGGGAGGGATTCAAAAGCAGTTCCCACTCCGTTAAACAAGAATCCTTAGGAAGactcatcataaaaaaataaaataaaaatggagaggagagaaaaagaaagaagaagaagaagaagaaggaggaggaggaggaggaggaggaggaggaggaggaggggggggggggagcagAGTGTTGCATAAAGCCATCCTTCTTACACTGTACATACTGGAATGGCTTATCTACCAACCAGCTTGTCAATTGTTTTTGTTGTGCTCCTTTCATAGAAGAGCTACCTAAATTAACTTAAACTTgctacaaaatataaataacaattatattaaaGTTCAAATCAACCCAATGTAACTGATGTGGGACCAGGTAAAATATGGATAGTAATAACAACCACAATGATGATGAATACAACGAATAACAATATGACAATATGATGGTAATCACCAACTAAATCAACAACTTAAATTTAGTAGGTGAATGGTTGGATAATTCCACAAACctaaagaaagattgaaaaGAATAGCCATAGATTAATTTTCTGACTCTTTAAGCAGTGAATTGAACAATTACATGCAAGTTCTATGCTGTTTTGATTCTTAAGCTTATCTTCCAAAACACTGAGCATATCACAAATTGAAGCTTAATCATGCTCTTCCGCAAGCGCGTCAACCTAAATTCGTTAGGTTTCAATATTTGCCCTAAGTGTCATATTAACAAGCAATCCAAACAAGAAGGAAGTTGCCAACCTTCAgcaataaaaatgaaaaggcGAAGCAAAATGTTTACCCTTTTCGTCTATGAGATTGGCAGTCTTGCGCTGTTCATCTCTGAGAATTTTATCCTTTTCCTCCTCCTCAATTTTGAGTTTCTCCAGCTCCTTCCCACCTATAAGCAGGATTCAAACACAATACACAATGCCTATTAAATATGGTGCAAACACACTATTCTtaattaacttatttttatagttataatacAGTTCAAATAGTCCTTACTTTACAAATTGAATATTTTCCGgaggaaataaaatatatattttttagaggaAACATATCTCGAAGAATAAACTTACGAATTCTAACAGTTTCTTCTGCAGACTCTAATTTCAGGGACAGAGCATGCATTTGTTGATTCAAACCATCGAGAACTAATGAACTTGAAGAtagtttttcttcaaaaaactcCTTATCTTTCTCAGCTGTTGGAACAAGGTAGACACTATTACAACAGTGATGCTAATAAAGTATTAAGGTTCACGAGCTTGAAAGAAAACCTACCATCTTGAACCTGAACAGCCAAGTGCTGTAAAGTCTCGGTAAGTTGATCACACAGGGTTTTAGTTGAAGAGAACTTAGATTCCAACCCTTTCCAGAGCTTCTCATCTTCTTTCTGCTTCACCTTAAGCTTAGCATTTTCATTAAAGGCATTCTGCAATTTTTCCTCTAAAGCCCGGATGTGCTCCATGGATTTCTTCAGCTTGTTATTCTGAAATTGTTAAAAATGTTCACCACATCACCTTTCAATTCATGGTATATACAAGTTCCTTTCTCCCTAAAAATCGAGTGGCATGCACTTATCGGGCAAACCGTAATTAGTGAACAATGGTTCAGAAATCGAAGCACAAACGCTAGCATAAGCGCACACACGCATAGAGAGAGTGGGAGAGAAGAGACGAacacaaacaagaaaaatccCAGGGATATAGGGAGAAATAGAGAATATCATACCGAAATTTCCAGATCAGTCTTCACAGAAGCTTGTTCTTTCACCAATTTCTCtgaaaacaaagaaatcaaccacacacataataaaatattctgtATTTTTTGAGATAATGAAACATACAACCAAAATCCTCCCATCAAAACCTGCGGTCAGCTTCAAATTCGCGAAACTTCCCGAAGAAATCGAATCCGAAGCAGGACGCGAAGAGAACGAGAAACTCTTCGAGGTTGCAGGGACCGATCCTGCTAATGACTTGAAGTGATCCAAACTCTTCATGCTTGGAAATCCTAGCCTCTGC comes from the Carya illinoinensis cultivar Pawnee chromosome 8, C.illinoinensisPawnee_v1, whole genome shotgun sequence genome and includes:
- the LOC122274323 gene encoding synaptonemal complex protein 1-like isoform X1 produces the protein MQRLGFPSMKSLDHFKSLAGSVPATSKSFSFSSRPASDSISSGSFANLKLTAEKLVKEQASVKTDLEISNNKLKKSMEHIRALEEKLQNAFNENAKLKVKQKEDEKLWKGLESKFSSTKTLCDQLTETLQHLAVQVQDAEKDKEFFEEKLSSSSLVLDGLNQQMHALSLKLESAEETVRIRGKELEKLKIEEEEKDKILRDEQRKTANLIDEKDAMIKKFEETVAANRLVTESLNSKLEEVCLQLKLKEDDIKQLIFTQENLEKEKSDFQLHNSDLARKLDMSSKEIRNLEGLAQVLAAQLVELDKQNLTFSYKFDDLNALYESCFKLVQQERDLAATHAKKQYDQLHDKFLYRKSEMDALQLINQELNNKCIELQKVQESVQAQLSEECRLAGERIQKLEFEAEKRVSEKLQTEMLVSKLEENIGTLSESLRSSENKRQDLLLKLSSLEMENKGNYEKLQSEIQKKAEEVDILQKECEAHRQHVDLLEKQISHSHDLAEEKEQLIMHCKEREKKLEDQMEENQELLTAAESKLVDAKKQYDQMLESKQLELSRHLKEISLRNDQAINDMRTKYEMEKLEIVNMEKEKADKAVEEMERKCDQKLTECKEESRLYLMHVQEEHAALVSRIQQEHDRKELALKADHTEELKRAQLQSEKELREKTTLLRSEHEAQTRALRCEHEDECKKLQEELDLQKSKEERQRALLQLQWKVMGDKPQDDQEVNSKKDYSISSSKMRNHGGGKRNQHSLVRPENEDKNSPSLGGMQTPVSKLLKKVENVNTGSVMSIPPHHKKVTHHEYEVETSNGRTITKRRKTRSTVMFEDRRKQRKISTPKVNTPRSIVKGVKGGGHPHPSNIGDLFSEGSLNPYADDPYAFD
- the LOC122274323 gene encoding synaptonemal complex protein 2-like isoform X2, producing MQRLGFPSMKSLDHFKSLAGSVPATSKSFSFSSRPASDSISSGSFANLKLTAEKLVKEQASVKTDLEISNNKLKKSMEHIRALEEKLQNAFNENAKLKVKQKEDEKLWKGLESKFSSTKTLCDQLTETLQHLAVQVQDAEKDKEFFEEKLSSSSLVLDGLNQQMHALSLKLESAEETVRIRGKELEKLKIEEEEKDKILRDEQRKTANLIDEKDAMIKKFEETVAANRLVTESLNSKLEEVCLQLKLKEDDIKQLIFTQENLEKEKSDFQLHNSDLARKLDMSSKEIRNLEGLAQVLAAQLVELDKQNLTFSYKFDDLNALYESCFKLVQQERDLAATHAKKQYDQLHDKFLYRKSEMDALQLINQELNNKCIELQKVQESVQAQLSEECRLAGERIQKLEFEAEKRVSEKLQTEMLVSKLEENIGTLSESLRSSENKRQDLLLKLSSLEMENKGNYEKLQSEIQKKAEEVDILQKECEAHRQHVDLLEKQISHSHDLAEEKEQLIMHCKEREKKLEDQMEENQELLTAAESKLVDAKKQYDQMLESKQLELSRHLKEISLRNDQAINDMRTKYEMEKLEIVNMEKEKADKAVEEMERKCDQKLTECKEESRLYLMHVQEEHAALVSRIQQEHDRKELALKADHTEELKRAQLQSEKELREKTTLLRSEHEAQTRALRCEHEDECKKLQEELDLQKSKEERQRALLQLQWKVMGDKPQDDQEVNSKKDYSISSSKMRNHGGGKRNQHSLNSPSLGGMQTPVSKLLKKVENVNTGSVMSIPPHHKKVTHHEYEVETSNGRTITKRRKTRSTVMFEDRRKQRKISTPKVNTPRSIVKGVKGGGHPHPSNIGDLFSEGSLNPYADDPYAFD